One part of the Rhodococcus oxybenzonivorans genome encodes these proteins:
- a CDS encoding ATP-dependent DNA helicase, whose amino-acid sequence MPENLPNVPELLRTAVRSLGGAERSNQLTMASAVAHSIDTGEHLAVQAGTGTGKSLAYLVPSVRHAVQSGKTVVVSTATIALQRQLIDRDMPRLADALEDSLGRRPHFAILKGRNNYLCMNKIHTGAADEPRTDELFDPFAVSRLGREVQRLTEWSSETDTGDRDDLAPGVSDKAWRQVSVTARECLGKSRCPVGEDCFAERARSEASQVDVVVTNHALLAIDAITGIAILPEHDVVVIDEAHELVDRVTNVATAELAASTISAAARRCTKLVEEQDADRLEAAGEGWAALLEELRPERWEALPPGAAPALAAVRDAAWSLRTAIGPSRPGMALSDPEAAAARNTALAAVEEVHDSAVRVLSAFDEPDPAQRRDVVWLAADDNRGSVRRVVRMAPLSVGGLLRSRLFAESTVVLTSATLTVGGSFDGLAVNWGLPAESSVVIDPALATGTEAPSDANTLKWNALDVGSPFDHARAGILYIAKHLPPPGRDGLVPSYLDEIAELVAAAGGRTLGLFSSMRAAKAAAEAMRERLDTPVLCQGDDSTGALVRAFAGDEPTSLFGTLSLWQGVDVPGPSLSLVILDRIPFPRPDDPLLVARQKAVESRGGNGFLSVAANHAALLLAQGVGRLLRSVDDKGVVAVLDPRLATARYSGYLRASLPPFWETSDPEVVRKALGRIRDSRS is encoded by the coding sequence GTGCCCGAAAACCTTCCCAACGTCCCCGAGCTGTTGCGCACGGCGGTGCGGTCGCTGGGTGGTGCGGAACGATCGAACCAGCTCACGATGGCGTCGGCCGTTGCGCATTCGATCGACACCGGGGAGCATCTGGCCGTGCAAGCCGGAACCGGCACCGGCAAGTCGCTGGCCTACCTGGTGCCGAGCGTGCGGCATGCGGTGCAGAGTGGGAAGACGGTGGTTGTCTCGACGGCCACCATCGCACTGCAACGCCAGCTGATCGATCGCGACATGCCGCGTCTCGCCGACGCCCTCGAGGACTCTCTCGGCAGGCGGCCACACTTCGCGATCCTCAAGGGGCGCAACAACTATCTGTGCATGAACAAGATCCACACGGGAGCTGCCGACGAACCGCGGACGGACGAGCTGTTCGACCCCTTCGCGGTCTCACGCCTCGGCCGGGAGGTGCAGCGGCTCACCGAGTGGTCCTCGGAAACCGACACCGGTGACCGCGACGATCTGGCCCCCGGCGTCAGCGACAAAGCGTGGCGGCAGGTCAGCGTCACCGCGCGCGAATGCCTCGGCAAGTCCCGGTGCCCGGTCGGTGAGGACTGCTTCGCCGAGCGTGCCCGCTCGGAGGCGTCCCAGGTAGACGTCGTCGTCACCAATCACGCGCTGCTGGCCATCGACGCCATCACGGGAATCGCGATCCTCCCCGAGCACGACGTGGTGGTCATCGACGAGGCCCACGAGTTGGTGGATCGCGTCACGAATGTCGCCACCGCCGAACTCGCCGCATCGACGATCAGCGCCGCAGCCCGCCGGTGCACCAAGCTGGTCGAGGAGCAGGACGCGGATCGCCTCGAAGCAGCAGGCGAAGGATGGGCGGCGCTTCTCGAGGAACTACGACCGGAGCGGTGGGAGGCGCTGCCACCGGGTGCGGCACCTGCGCTCGCTGCTGTCCGTGACGCCGCCTGGTCACTGCGCACAGCCATCGGTCCGTCACGTCCGGGCATGGCGCTGAGCGATCCCGAGGCCGCCGCCGCACGTAACACCGCCCTGGCAGCGGTGGAGGAAGTGCACGACAGCGCCGTCCGGGTGCTCAGCGCGTTCGACGAGCCGGATCCCGCCCAGCGACGGGACGTCGTCTGGCTGGCCGCGGACGACAATCGGGGTTCGGTCCGGCGGGTCGTGCGGATGGCTCCGTTGTCTGTGGGCGGCCTCCTACGGTCGCGGCTGTTCGCCGAGTCGACGGTGGTCCTCACGTCCGCCACGCTCACGGTCGGCGGCTCCTTCGACGGTCTGGCGGTCAACTGGGGACTTCCGGCCGAATCGTCCGTCGTCATCGATCCGGCATTGGCCACCGGCACCGAGGCACCGTCGGACGCGAACACTCTGAAATGGAATGCGCTGGACGTCGGCTCGCCGTTCGATCACGCACGCGCCGGAATCCTCTACATCGCCAAGCACCTTCCGCCGCCGGGTCGCGACGGTCTGGTTCCTTCCTACCTCGACGAGATCGCCGAACTGGTTGCCGCCGCCGGCGGACGCACACTCGGCCTGTTCTCCTCGATGCGCGCGGCCAAGGCTGCCGCCGAGGCCATGCGTGAGCGTCTCGACACTCCCGTCCTCTGCCAAGGTGACGACTCCACCGGAGCCCTGGTCCGGGCATTCGCCGGCGACGAACCGACATCCCTGTTCGGCACGCTGTCACTGTGGCAGGGCGTCGACGTGCCGGGCCCGTCCCTCAGTCTCGTCATCCTCGACCGTATTCCCTTCCCGCGCCCCGACGACCCCCTACTGGTGGCTCGGCAGAAGGCCGTGGAGTCTCGCGGAGGAAACGGATTTCTCTCGGTGGCGGCCAATCACGCCGCACTGCTCCTCGCCCAGGGAGTGGGCCGGTTGCTGCGCAGCGTCGACGACAAAGGTGTTGTCGCCGTGCTTGATCCACGTCTGGCGACCGCCCGTTACTCCGGATATCTCCGCGCGTCGCTGCCGCCGTTCTGGGAGACGTCCGACCCCGAGGTCGTGCGCAAGGCCCTGGGCAGAATTCGGGACTCGCGTAGTTGA